The Nitrosomonas sp. sh817 genome includes a window with the following:
- the dinD gene encoding DNA damage-inducible protein D: protein MDKQLQNLQLNLETVVQRADAEGIEFWFARDLQAPLGYARWENFQTAIQRAMESCEASGHAISDHFRGVTKLIVHGKGGEREIDDFMLTRYACYLIAQNGDPRKPEIAFAQSYFALQTRKQELIEDRMRLQARMEARDRLRESEKALSQNIFERGVDDAGFGRIRSKGDQALFGGHTTQAMKDKYGIVKSRPLADFLPTLTIAAKNLATEMTNHNVEQANLLGEHAITHEHIKNNESVRDMLGQRGIKPEKLAAEEDLQKLERRVKSEEKKLAKRTKTLPPHDDNR, encoded by the coding sequence AGCTACAAAATTTGCAACTAAACCTTGAAACCGTTGTGCAGCGCGCCGATGCCGAAGGCATTGAATTCTGGTTTGCTCGCGATCTGCAAGCGCCTCTGGGGTATGCTCGTTGGGAGAACTTTCAAACCGCCATCCAGCGCGCCATGGAGTCCTGCGAAGCCTCTGGCCATGCGATTTCGGATCATTTTCGTGGCGTCACGAAATTGATCGTTCACGGCAAGGGCGGGGAGCGGGAAATTGATGATTTCATGCTTACCCGTTACGCCTGCTACCTGATTGCCCAGAACGGCGATCCGCGTAAGCCCGAGATTGCCTTTGCGCAAAGCTACTTTGCCTTGCAAACCCGTAAGCAGGAGCTGATTGAAGACCGTATGCGGCTACAGGCGCGCATGGAGGCCCGCGACCGGCTGAGGGAATCGGAAAAAGCCCTATCGCAGAACATCTTCGAGCGCGGCGTGGATGATGCCGGTTTTGGCCGTATCCGCTCGAAAGGTGATCAGGCACTCTTCGGCGGGCATACCACGCAAGCCATGAAAGACAAATATGGCATTGTGAAAAGCCGTCCGCTGGCGGACTTTTTGCCCACGCTGACGATTGCCGCCAAAAACCTGGCTACCGAAATGACCAATCACAACGTGGAACAAGCCAATTTGCTCGGGGAACACGCAATCACCCATGAGCATATAAAGAACAACGAGAGCGTGCGCGACATGCTGGGGCAGCGCGGCATCAAACCGGAAAAACTGGCCGCCGAGGAAGACTTGCAGAAGCTGGAGCGCCGAGTGAAGTCAGAAGAAAAGAAACTGGCTAAGCGCACCAAAACTCTGCCACCGCATGACGACAATCGATAG
- a CDS encoding GTPase family protein — translation MKSTLARIDPLRLLVFILMLLPLLALLGFGFFWLWQSGNLQYWLIALVICGSLGYGLQYWLVRQQRQLLNAPVTAPNPQWPPNADAVWQRVEALAETCNPQDWPLEEGTWILSLGQKTLETVAHSYHPDVEKPLLELTIPHTLLIIERASRDLRRDFAEKIPFSTRLTIGDFFRIQRWKAKAEKVIDIYRAGSILINPLNALLGEAWRHLRERSFDQARDELHRWLLRAYVCKVGYYAIDLYSGRLTLTDEALIESTTPESKTDLEQAQEAAQETAATAAEPLRILVLGRTNAGKSSLINALFGNLAATTEQLPDGKQTFKPSVLTREGFTQALIFDSPGCDSAGFDPAKMLAAAKNADLILWVSAANRPDRQSERECLDQLRSAQAAWTDRRSPPLLVAASFIDRLRPVNEWQPPYDLTQPSNTKSLNINAAVQAIASDLAVPVEKVIPVCLLKGKVYNVDDSLWAAILSHQDEALRVRMMRCMDARKRAEDWELLRRQMLDAGRFLRNLPEMLGKRTGP, via the coding sequence ATGAAATCGACGCTCGCGCGAATCGATCCGTTACGGCTGCTGGTATTCATTCTGATGCTATTGCCGCTACTGGCTTTACTGGGTTTTGGCTTTTTCTGGCTGTGGCAAAGCGGCAATTTGCAATATTGGCTGATTGCCTTGGTGATATGCGGCAGCTTGGGCTACGGCTTGCAGTATTGGCTGGTGCGGCAACAGCGGCAATTGCTGAATGCGCCCGTGACAGCGCCGAATCCGCAGTGGCCGCCGAATGCGGATGCGGTCTGGCAACGGGTAGAAGCGCTTGCCGAAACTTGTAATCCGCAGGACTGGCCGCTGGAAGAAGGCACCTGGATACTGTCGCTCGGGCAGAAAACGCTGGAAACGGTCGCGCATAGCTATCATCCGGATGTGGAAAAGCCTTTACTCGAACTGACGATTCCGCACACCTTGCTGATCATCGAGCGCGCGAGCCGTGATTTGCGCCGTGATTTCGCGGAAAAAATACCGTTCAGCACACGCCTGACCATTGGCGATTTTTTCCGGATTCAGCGCTGGAAGGCAAAGGCAGAAAAAGTTATCGATATCTACCGCGCCGGCAGCATCCTCATTAATCCGCTCAATGCGCTGCTGGGTGAAGCATGGCGGCATTTGCGCGAGCGCAGTTTCGATCAGGCCAGGGACGAATTGCACCGCTGGTTATTGCGAGCGTATGTGTGCAAGGTCGGTTACTACGCGATCGATTTGTACAGCGGCCGATTAACGTTGACGGACGAAGCATTGATCGAATCAACCACGCCGGAATCCAAAACGGATCTGGAACAGGCGCAGGAAGCGGCTCAGGAAACGGCCGCAACAGCGGCGGAACCGTTGCGGATTCTGGTGCTCGGCCGAACGAATGCAGGCAAATCGAGCTTGATCAATGCGTTATTTGGCAATCTCGCAGCCACTACCGAGCAATTACCGGACGGCAAGCAAACCTTTAAACCGTCTGTGCTAACGCGCGAGGGGTTCACGCAGGCGTTGATTTTCGATAGTCCGGGATGCGATAGCGCCGGATTCGATCCAGCGAAAATGCTGGCGGCTGCAAAGAACGCCGACTTGATCTTGTGGGTCAGCGCGGCCAACCGTCCGGACCGGCAGAGCGAACGCGAGTGTTTGGATCAATTGCGATCCGCGCAAGCGGCGTGGACCGACCGGCGCTCGCCGCCGTTGCTGGTGGCCGCCAGTTTTATCGACCGATTGCGCCCGGTGAATGAATGGCAGCCGCCGTATGATTTGACCCAGCCGTCCAATACCAAGTCACTGAATATCAACGCAGCAGTGCAGGCGATCGCCAGCGATTTGGCGGTGCCGGTTGAAAAGGTGATCCCGGTCTGTTTATTGAAAGGTAAAGTTTATAATGTCGACGACAGCTTGTGGGCGGCGATCCTGAGTCATCAGGACGAAGCATTGCGGGTGCGCATGATGCGTTGCATGGATGCCAGAAAACGCGCCGAGGATTGGGAGTTGTTGCGGCGGCAGATGCTGGATGCCGGCCGGTTTTTACGGAATTTGCCGGAGATGCTGGGGAAACGTACCGGGCCGTGA
- a CDS encoding ABC transporter ATP-binding protein, whose translation MGNVLLQLKNVRQAYGSQVVIHDLSLTLEQGQIGCLLGPSGCGKTTALRCIAGFEPVSAGEILLNGVCVSSSGHLVPPERRQIGMVFQDYALFPHLDVAANIGFGLHRLTKNEREQRVEEMLHVVHLASVAKKYPHELSGGQQQRVALARALAPKPALLLLDEPFSNLDVSLRERLSMEVREILKQQKITAILVTHDQAEAFAIADEIGVMSHGAMQQWDTAFNLYHHPANRFVADFIGQGVFVTGTVKNPQQVEIELGVIAGEIPPHCAPGDRVEVLLRPDDVVHDDASPLQAAIVSKAFRGAEILYTLRLAGGARILALVPSHHNHPIGEKIGIKLETHHLVVFPQSLP comes from the coding sequence ATGGGTAACGTTCTGTTGCAACTGAAAAATGTCCGCCAGGCTTATGGCTCGCAGGTCGTTATTCATGATTTGTCGCTGACCCTGGAGCAAGGACAAATCGGTTGTTTACTGGGTCCGAGCGGTTGCGGAAAAACTACGGCGTTGCGTTGCATTGCCGGATTTGAACCGGTATCGGCGGGAGAAATTTTGCTGAACGGCGTGTGCGTCAGCAGTTCCGGGCATCTGGTGCCGCCGGAACGCAGGCAGATCGGCATGGTATTTCAAGATTATGCATTGTTCCCGCATCTCGACGTGGCTGCAAATATCGGTTTCGGCTTGCACCGGCTAACCAAAAACGAACGCGAGCAGCGCGTTGAAGAGATGCTGCACGTTGTTCATCTCGCGTCTGTCGCGAAAAAATATCCGCATGAGCTTTCGGGAGGGCAGCAGCAACGCGTGGCGCTGGCGCGGGCGTTAGCGCCGAAACCGGCGTTATTGTTGCTGGATGAGCCTTTTTCCAATCTCGACGTCAGTTTGCGCGAACGCTTGAGCATGGAAGTCCGCGAGATTCTCAAACAGCAGAAAATAACCGCGATTCTGGTAACGCATGATCAAGCCGAAGCTTTTGCGATCGCGGATGAAATCGGCGTGATGAGCCACGGCGCAATGCAGCAATGGGACACCGCCTTTAATTTATACCATCATCCGGCCAACCGGTTTGTCGCTGATTTTATCGGTCAAGGGGTCTTTGTTACCGGCACGGTGAAGAATCCGCAACAAGTTGAAATCGAACTCGGGGTGATTGCCGGTGAGATTCCGCCGCATTGCGCGCCGGGCGATCGCGTGGAAGTCTTGCTGCGGCCGGACGATGTTGTTCACGATGATGCCAGTCCGTTACAGGCGGCTATTGTCAGCAAGGCATTTCGCGGCGCGGAAATTTTGTACACGCTGCGCCTTGCCGGCGGGGCACGGATTCTGGCGTTAGTTCCCAGCCATCACAATCATCCGATTGGCGAGAAAATCGGCATCAAACTTGAAACGCATCATCTGGTGGTTTTCCCGCAATCGTTACCGTGA
- a CDS encoding iron ABC transporter permease: MLFSRYRFFAFWRLTPFIVAALVLAPVAVVVSSLLAPAGDIWQHLLETTLPDILINTFWLAAGVICGTALVGIGLAWFISVYEFPGRRFFAWALLLPMAMPAYVTAFVALGLFDFTGPVQTTLRAWLDSDLSWFPEIRGRAGVILVMTLAFYPYVYLLAKNAFLSQGKRSLEVAQSLGLNKVQGFFKVALPMARPWIAGGLMLVLMETLADFGTVAVFNYNTFTTAIYKAWFSMFSLQAASQLASLLIIIVFVVIVLEQQFRARMRYAESKRTARAQRITLSGWQGGVVSGSMFSVLFLAFLLPVMQLSYWAADSFAHDYDFARYLDFLWHSLSLSGMAALLICAMVIAMVYAARRYPDTATKNAVRIATIGYALPGAVLAIGVYLPLTWLDARLSELALNWFQMDTGQILQGTLVAMLIAYLIRFMAVSHYPIDSAMQRITPSIDEAAMSLGVHGWTMIKKVHAPILKPGIFTAAALVFVDVMKEMPITLMTRPFGWDTLAVRIYEMTSEGQWDQAALPAVTLVLAGLIPIFLLMRQTEK; encoded by the coding sequence GTGCTATTTTCCCGTTATCGCTTTTTCGCTTTCTGGCGCCTGACGCCTTTTATCGTAGCCGCGCTGGTTTTGGCGCCGGTTGCGGTGGTGGTGTCGTCACTACTGGCGCCTGCCGGCGATATCTGGCAACATCTGCTTGAAACCACGCTTCCGGATATATTAATCAATACCTTTTGGCTCGCTGCGGGCGTTATCTGCGGCACCGCGTTGGTCGGTATCGGTTTGGCATGGTTTATTTCGGTCTATGAATTTCCCGGGCGGCGGTTCTTCGCTTGGGCATTGTTGTTACCAATGGCTATGCCGGCCTATGTGACAGCCTTTGTAGCATTGGGTTTGTTTGATTTTACCGGACCGGTGCAAACAACTTTGCGCGCATGGCTGGATTCCGATTTGTCGTGGTTTCCGGAAATACGCGGCAGAGCGGGTGTGATCCTGGTAATGACCTTGGCTTTTTATCCCTATGTCTATTTGCTGGCGAAAAATGCTTTCTTAAGTCAGGGCAAGCGTTCGCTGGAAGTCGCTCAATCGCTGGGTTTAAACAAAGTGCAGGGCTTTTTCAAAGTGGCGTTGCCGATGGCGCGTCCTTGGATTGCCGGCGGCTTGATGCTGGTGCTAATGGAAACACTGGCTGATTTTGGCACGGTAGCTGTGTTTAATTACAATACTTTCACCACCGCCATTTACAAAGCATGGTTTAGCATGTTTTCTTTGCAAGCGGCTTCGCAACTGGCTTCCTTGTTGATTATTATTGTGTTTGTGGTGATTGTGCTGGAGCAGCAATTTCGCGCGCGCATGCGTTACGCGGAATCCAAAAGAACTGCACGCGCGCAGCGTATCACCTTAAGCGGATGGCAGGGGGGGGTGGTGAGCGGATCCATGTTCAGCGTGCTGTTTCTGGCTTTTTTGCTGCCGGTTATGCAGTTAAGCTACTGGGCGGCCGATTCGTTTGCGCACGATTATGATTTTGCCCGCTATCTGGATTTCCTATGGCATTCGCTATCGTTGTCCGGCATGGCGGCATTGTTGATTTGTGCGATGGTGATTGCGATGGTCTATGCGGCGCGGCGATACCCAGACACCGCGACCAAAAATGCCGTGCGCATCGCGACCATCGGTTATGCATTACCCGGCGCGGTTCTGGCGATCGGTGTTTATCTGCCGTTGACGTGGCTGGATGCGCGACTCAGCGAACTGGCGCTGAACTGGTTTCAGATGGATACCGGCCAGATCTTGCAAGGTACGCTGGTTGCAATGCTGATCGCCTATTTGATCCGTTTCATGGCGGTCAGTCACTATCCGATTGATAGCGCAATGCAGCGGATAACGCCGAGTATCGACGAAGCGGCGATGAGTTTGGGCGTGCATGGTTGGACTATGATCAAGAAAGTGCACGCGCCGATCTTGAAACCGGGCATTTTTACCGCGGCTGCCTTAGTGTTTGTCGATGTCATGAAGGAGATGCCGATCACGCTGATGACCCGTCCGTTCGGGTGGGATACGCTGGCGGTCCGCATTTACGAAATGACTTCCGAAGGCCAGTGGGATCAAGCGGCTTTGCCTGCCGTCACCTTGGTATTGGCGGGATTGATACCGATTTTCTTATTGATGCGCCAAACTGAAAAGTAA
- a CDS encoding Fe(3+) ABC transporter substrate-binding protein — MLSQIKSHFSIAFFFLLSIVAVCPVHAEEVVVYSARIEQLIKPMFDAFTKETGIKVKYTTDNEGALLARLEAEGKNTPADMLITADAGNLWAASQAGLLKPVKSGVLESNIPAHLRDPANEWFGLSIRARTLIYNTKKVKPEELSTYEDLADPKWRKRLCLRTSKKVYNQSLVAMMIAEHGEAKTEEIVKGWVANLATDPLSDDTRALEFVAAGKCDVTIVNTYYFGRLMSKDPKLPLAVFWPNQNDGGVHVNISGAGVTRHGRHEAAAIKLLEFLSSDKAQNLFADVNMEYPVNPKITADPFVAAWGEFKQNPMNLAKAGELQTAAVKLMDRAGYR, encoded by the coding sequence ATGTTAAGTCAAATAAAGTCCCATTTTTCGATTGCGTTTTTTTTCCTGCTTTCTATCGTGGCGGTATGTCCGGTTCATGCGGAAGAAGTGGTTGTCTATTCCGCACGTATCGAACAGCTCATCAAGCCGATGTTCGATGCGTTTACCAAGGAAACCGGTATCAAGGTTAAATATACGACCGACAATGAAGGTGCGCTGCTGGCGCGGCTCGAAGCCGAAGGGAAAAACACCCCGGCTGATATGTTGATTACCGCCGATGCCGGTAATCTTTGGGCGGCTTCGCAGGCCGGATTATTGAAGCCGGTCAAGTCGGGGGTGCTGGAAAGCAATATCCCGGCGCATTTGCGCGATCCGGCCAATGAGTGGTTCGGTTTGTCGATCCGGGCGCGGACGTTGATTTACAACACCAAGAAAGTGAAACCCGAAGAGCTGTCGACTTACGAGGATCTGGCCGATCCTAAGTGGCGTAAGCGTTTATGTTTGCGCACTTCGAAGAAAGTTTACAATCAATCGCTGGTCGCCATGATGATCGCCGAGCATGGCGAAGCCAAGACTGAAGAAATCGTGAAAGGCTGGGTGGCCAATCTGGCGACCGATCCTTTATCCGATGACACCCGAGCTTTGGAATTCGTTGCTGCCGGTAAATGCGATGTGACCATCGTCAATACTTATTATTTTGGCCGGTTGATGAGCAAGGACCCCAAGTTGCCGCTGGCGGTTTTCTGGCCGAATCAGAATGACGGCGGCGTGCATGTCAATATTTCCGGTGCCGGTGTCACCCGTCATGGCCGGCATGAAGCCGCAGCGATCAAGCTGCTGGAATTTTTGTCATCGGACAAAGCGCAAAATCTTTTTGCCGACGTGAACATGGAATATCCGGTCAATCCGAAGATTACAGCGGATCCTTTTGTCGCGGCGTGGGGTGAATTCAAGCAGAATCCGATGAATCTGGCGAAAGCCGGCGAGTTGCAAACGGCTGCCGTGAAACTGATGGATCGTGCAGGTTATCGCTAA
- a CDS encoding type I restriction-modification system subunit M codes for MTTIDRAESTMTEQDQKQLGNTLWSIADQLRGAMNADDFRDYMLSFLFLRYLSDNYETAAQKELGPDYPKLDASDRRTPLAVWYAQNPDDTVEFEKQMRRKTHYVIKPEYLWGSIAEMARTQDKELLHTLQKGFDYIENESFASTFGGLFSEINLNSEKLGKGYPERNAKLCTIISKIAEGLAQFSTDKDTLGDAYEYLIGQFAAGSGKKAGEFYTPQQISSILSGIVTLDSQEPATGTKKQLESVLDFACGSGSLLLNVRHRLGPHGIGKIFGQEKNITTYNLARMNMLLHGVKDSEFEIYHGDTLTNDWDWLRETNPAKMPRFDAVVANPPFSYRWEPLDALGEDMRFKNYGLAPKSAADFAFLLHGFHYLKPEGVMAIILPHGVLFRGGVEERIRTKLLKDGHIDTVIGLPANLFFSTGIPVCILVLKKCKKPDDVLFINASEQFEKGKRQNRLLPEHIGKIVSTYQFRKEEERYARRVPMDEIAANGYNLNISRYISTARQEEEVDLALVHNELTELEKRIKENTGKHNEFLKELGLPPLPQ; via the coding sequence ATGACGACAATCGATAGAGCCGAATCAACCATGACCGAACAAGATCAAAAACAACTGGGCAATACCCTGTGGAGCATTGCCGACCAATTGCGCGGTGCGATGAACGCGGACGATTTTCGCGATTACATGCTGTCCTTTCTGTTCCTGCGCTATTTGTCGGATAACTACGAGACGGCGGCGCAAAAGGAACTGGGGCCGGATTATCCCAAGCTGGATGCTAGCGACCGCCGCACACCGCTGGCGGTATGGTATGCGCAGAACCCGGACGATACCGTTGAATTTGAAAAACAGATGCGCCGCAAGACGCATTATGTGATCAAACCCGAATATCTCTGGGGCAGCATCGCCGAGATGGCGCGCACGCAAGACAAGGAATTACTGCATACCTTGCAGAAAGGCTTCGATTACATCGAAAACGAATCCTTTGCCAGCACTTTTGGCGGATTATTCTCCGAGATCAATCTGAATTCGGAAAAACTGGGCAAGGGCTATCCCGAGCGTAATGCCAAGCTTTGTACCATCATCAGCAAGATTGCCGAGGGACTGGCGCAGTTTTCCACCGACAAGGACACGCTCGGAGATGCCTATGAGTACCTGATCGGTCAGTTTGCCGCCGGTTCCGGCAAGAAGGCGGGCGAGTTCTATACGCCACAGCAGATTTCCAGCATTCTGTCCGGCATTGTCACGTTGGATAGTCAGGAACCCGCCACCGGCACCAAGAAGCAACTGGAAAGCGTGCTTGATTTTGCCTGTGGCTCCGGTTCGTTGCTGCTTAATGTGCGCCATCGGCTCGGCCCGCACGGCATCGGCAAAATCTTTGGGCAGGAAAAGAACATTACCACCTACAATCTGGCGCGCATGAACATGCTGCTGCACGGGGTAAAGGATTCGGAGTTCGAGATTTATCACGGCGATACGCTTACCAACGACTGGGATTGGCTGCGCGAAACCAATCCGGCCAAGATGCCGAGATTCGATGCGGTGGTGGCCAATCCGCCATTCAGCTACCGTTGGGAGCCGCTTGATGCGCTGGGTGAAGATATGCGCTTCAAGAATTACGGCCTGGCACCGAAATCCGCTGCCGATTTCGCCTTTTTGCTGCACGGCTTCCACTACCTGAAACCCGAAGGCGTCATGGCTATCATCCTGCCACACGGCGTGTTGTTCCGTGGCGGGGTGGAAGAACGTATCCGCACCAAACTACTGAAAGACGGACATATCGACACGGTGATCGGTTTGCCCGCCAATCTGTTTTTCTCGACAGGTATCCCAGTCTGTATTCTTGTTTTGAAGAAGTGTAAAAAGCCGGACGATGTGCTGTTTATCAATGCTAGCGAACAGTTCGAGAAAGGCAAACGGCAGAACCGCTTGCTGCCGGAACATATCGGCAAGATTGTTTCCACTTACCAATTTCGCAAGGAAGAAGAGCGCTACGCCCGGCGGGTGCCGATGGATGAAATAGCGGCGAATGGCTACAACCTGAACATTTCGCGCTATATCAGCACTGCAAGGCAGGAAGAAGAGGTGGATTTGGCGTTGGTGCATAACGAGTTGACGGAATTGGAAAAACGGATCAAGGAAAATACCGGGAAACACAATGAATTTCTCAAGGAACTCGGGCTACCACCATTGCCGCAGTGA
- a CDS encoding YcjF family protein, producing the protein MMKGEDSKNWTDYWEQLRTALLEPKVDPALLEASLREARAKMPVPVLWLLGKTQSGKTSIIRALTGSETAEIGNGFQPCTRSSRVYDFPAEAPLVKFLDTPGLGVVAYDPSDDMQYCEAQAHLLVAVMKVADSDPAAIFEVLHNIRGRHPEWPVLLVQTGLHDLYPDGFKHVQPWPFGSEPLPEDVPQDLRRAIRAQREALKPLPGFAAVNWVTVDLTLPEDGFEPPDYGLEALWQAIESLTSLGLQHQLGGDQEVQDLYARTAHSHIVGFALVAAGLGALPVVDLVAVSAVQAKLLHSLALLYGQRWDRSTVTEFLGLVGAGIASSYVARWLSRAVVKVIPFWGQTIGAVWGASSSGATTYALGKIAIYFFERRKNGLNVDADTLRRIYVEELERGAAVLKSRLRGQA; encoded by the coding sequence ATGATGAAAGGAGAAGATTCAAAAAACTGGACGGATTATTGGGAGCAACTGCGAACCGCGTTGCTCGAACCCAAAGTCGATCCGGCGTTGCTGGAGGCTTCGCTGCGCGAAGCGCGCGCGAAGATGCCGGTGCCGGTGCTGTGGCTGCTGGGTAAAACTCAATCCGGTAAGACCTCGATCATCCGTGCGCTGACCGGTAGCGAAACTGCCGAGATCGGCAACGGGTTCCAGCCGTGCACGCGCAGTTCACGCGTTTACGATTTTCCGGCGGAAGCGCCGCTCGTCAAATTTCTCGATACGCCGGGTTTGGGCGTGGTGGCTTACGACCCAAGCGACGATATGCAGTATTGCGAAGCGCAAGCGCACTTGCTGGTGGCGGTGATGAAAGTGGCGGATTCCGATCCGGCAGCGATATTCGAGGTGTTGCATAACATTCGTGGGCGTCACCCGGAGTGGCCGGTGCTGCTGGTGCAAACCGGCTTGCACGATTTGTATCCGGACGGTTTTAAGCACGTGCAACCGTGGCCTTTCGGATCCGAGCCGTTGCCGGAAGACGTGCCGCAGGATTTGCGCCGCGCGATTCGAGCGCAACGCGAAGCCTTGAAGCCGTTGCCGGGATTTGCAGCCGTAAACTGGGTGACGGTCGATCTGACCTTGCCCGAGGACGGTTTCGAGCCGCCGGATTACGGTCTGGAAGCGCTATGGCAAGCGATTGAGTCGTTGACATCGCTGGGTTTGCAGCACCAGCTGGGCGGCGATCAGGAAGTGCAGGATTTATACGCGCGCACCGCGCATTCGCACATCGTCGGTTTTGCGCTGGTGGCTGCGGGCTTGGGAGCTTTGCCGGTGGTGGATCTGGTCGCGGTATCGGCGGTGCAGGCGAAGTTGTTGCATAGTTTGGCGTTGCTTTACGGACAGCGCTGGGATCGCAGTACGGTCACTGAGTTTCTGGGGCTGGTGGGCGCCGGAATCGCGTCCAGTTATGTGGCGCGCTGGCTCAGCCGCGCAGTGGTGAAGGTGATCCCGTTCTGGGGGCAAACGATCGGCGCGGTGTGGGGTGCGAGTTCCAGTGGCGCGACTACTTACGCATTGGGCAAAATCGCGATTTATTTTTTTGAGCGGCGCAAGAATGGCTTGAATGTCGATGCCGATACTTTGCGCCGGATTTACGTCGAAGAGCTGGAACGCGGCGCTGCCGTGCTGAAAAGCCGGTTGCGGGGGCAAGCCTAG
- the trxA gene encoding thioredoxin TrxA has translation MSQHIHYVTDANFEAEVLQSTIPVLVDYWAEWCGPCKMIAPILDEIANEYGDRLKVAKLNIDENQLTPPKYGIRGIPTLMLFKNGNIEATKVGALSKSQLTAFIDSHI, from the coding sequence ATGAGTCAGCATATTCATTATGTAACCGATGCGAATTTCGAGGCGGAAGTCTTGCAGTCGACAATTCCTGTGTTAGTGGATTATTGGGCGGAGTGGTGCGGCCCTTGTAAAATGATAGCCCCGATTCTTGACGAAATCGCAAATGAATACGGCGATCGCTTGAAAGTGGCCAAACTCAATATTGATGAAAATCAATTGACACCGCCTAAATACGGCATTCGCGGAATTCCGACACTGATGCTGTTCAAAAACGGCAATATCGAAGCGACGAAAGTAGGCGCGCTCTCTAAATCGCAATTAACCGCGTTCATCGATAGTCATATTTAA
- a CDS encoding DUF3750 domain-containing protein, translating into MKRIAIFFSILLALGLVLIAATPHRAQAQYWWNASRESAGIAPDPLTTPEAIVQVYGARAFSWRGYFGIHTWIAVKPTAAESFTIYEVIGWMQRRKLPVVVIYDNVPDRRWYGNMPELLLDKRGEGVDALIAKIDEAARSYPYPKNYTIWPGPNSNTFVAWISRAVPELQLDLPPTAIGKDYLGYRIFGQAPSGSGFQVSLFGLMGVLVSEIEGIEFNFLGLSFGVDLDPPAIKLPLVGRKELNSWFQSAVEN; encoded by the coding sequence ATGAAACGGATTGCTATCTTTTTTTCTATACTGCTGGCATTGGGATTGGTGCTGATTGCCGCGACACCGCACCGCGCGCAAGCGCAGTACTGGTGGAACGCCAGCCGCGAATCGGCCGGCATCGCGCCCGATCCGCTGACGACGCCGGAAGCGATTGTGCAGGTTTATGGTGCAAGAGCGTTTAGCTGGCGCGGCTATTTCGGCATTCACACCTGGATCGCGGTCAAACCCACGGCGGCGGAGTCGTTCACGATATACGAAGTGATCGGCTGGATGCAGCGGCGCAAATTGCCGGTGGTGGTGATTTACGACAATGTGCCCGACCGGCGCTGGTACGGCAATATGCCCGAGCTGCTGCTGGACAAACGCGGCGAAGGTGTGGATGCGCTGATTGCGAAAATCGACGAAGCGGCGCGCAGCTATCCCTATCCTAAAAATTACACGATCTGGCCGGGCCCGAATTCCAATACTTTTGTTGCGTGGATTTCGCGTGCCGTGCCGGAGTTGCAACTGGATTTGCCGCCGACAGCGATCGGTAAAGATTACCTCGGCTACCGGATTTTTGGGCAAGCACCCAGCGGCAGCGGTTTTCAGGTTTCGCTGTTCGGTTTGATGGGGGTGCTGGTCAGCGAGATCGAAGGCATCGAGTTTAATTTTCTCGGCTTATCGTTCGGCGTCGATCTCGATCCGCCGGCGATCAAGCTGCCGCTGGTCGGGCGCAAGGAACTGAATAGCTGGTTTCAATCCGCGGTCGAAAATTGA